The Clarias gariepinus isolate MV-2021 ecotype Netherlands chromosome 4, CGAR_prim_01v2, whole genome shotgun sequence genome window below encodes:
- the LOC128520561 gene encoding fibronectin-like produces the protein MEILHLLLICCSVAPLWTQSQLPSFPAGVFVKVRTETELTLEWSKVNDFSYILRYSNGTETPLTVSANGSVLRYTVSSLSPGTKYNFVLYAVSKGVKQNAFNFTTVTNPSNVARVTVGARSETAITFQWVKFNQVNAYTYILKPSNRSEAYTPMYWGSSLATHTVTSLSPGTKYTFTLYTVFGGERSSGYNFSAVTMPVNVARVNVTQQLADGLELSWEEVKGSNLSYILRRGGGAETPVAVLENAPVIRHTISSLSPRTKYSFTLYTVFEGVKSRGLTFTSVTASLIVTGLRCEQLSGGSGLGVVWDAPSGKWTGVEVQMKGRNPQYLNGTRLELHNLHPALWYDLTFKLCSGDVKSAPTSISCQTDPRGVIAGVVLVLLFILFLVCLGVHINHRKSVLKRKAPNDLHTNPTSIQEAEEGGYNARVQAKQQSSSSRKHHDQRLNKKTSVLPIENPYGNALSFANGHQ, from the exons ATGGAGATCCTCCACCTGCTGCTGATTTGCTGCTCAGTTGCTCCTCTGTGG ACGCAGTCACAGCTGCCAT CTTTTCCTGCTGGTGTCTTTGTAAAGGTACGAACTGAGACCGAGCTTACACTGGAGTGGAGTAAAGTGAATGATTTCAGCTACATCTTGAGATACAGTAATGGAACAGAAACTCCACTTACTGTATCAGCTAATGGGTCTGTTTTAAGGTATACAGTCTCATCGCTGTCTCCTGGGACCAAGTACAACTTTGTTTTGTATGCAGTATCTAAAGGAGTAAAGCAAAATGCTTTCAACTTTACTACTGTTACTA ATCCCTCCAACGTTGCCAGAGTGACTGTAGGGGCTCGTTCTGAGACTGCAATAACATTTCAGTGGGTTAAGTTCAACCAGGTTAATGCATACACTTACATCCTAAAACCAAGCAACAGGTCTGAGGCATACACTCCTATGTATTGGGGATCATCTTTGGCAACGCATACTGTAACATCTCTTAGTCCCGGGACCAAATATACCTTCactctttatacagtatttggaGGAGAGAGGAGTAGTGGCTACAACTTCTCCGCAGTGACCa TGCCTGTCAATGTGGCAAGAGTTAATGTTACACAGCAATTAGCAGATGGATTAGAACTGTCATGGGAAGAAGTGAAAGGCAGTAATCTCAGCTACATCCTGAGACGTGGCGGCGGTGCTGAGACCCCAGTTGCTGTATTAGAGAACGCTCCTGTAATTAGGCATACAATTTCATCACTCTCTCCTAGGACCAAGTACAGCTTCACTCTTTATACTGTGTTTGAAGGCGTGAAGAGTAGAGGCCTGACGTTCACTTCAGTCACAG CATCTCTGATTGTGACTGGTCTGCGTTGTGAGCAGCTGTCTGGAGGAAGTGGTTTGGGTGTAGTTTGGGATGCTCCATCTGGGAAATGGACAGGAGTAGAAGTGCAGATGAAAGGAAGAAACCCTCAGTACTTGAACGGAACCAGACTTGAGCTCCACAATCTCCATCCAGCTCTTTGGTATGATCTGACGTTCAAATTATGTTCAGGAGATGTAAAGAGCGCTCCAACTTCAATCAGCTGTCAGACTGATCCAAGAG gagTGATAGCAGGAGTTGTATTGGTTCTTCTGTTTATCCTCTTCCTTGTTTGTCTTGGAGTTCATATTAATCATAGGAAGTCTGTCCTTAAAAG AAAAGCTCCAAATGACTTGCACACCAATCCAACATCAATTCAAGAAGCAGAGGAAGGTGGATATAATGCTCGTGTTCAGGCAAAACAACAGTCGTCTTCTAGCAGGAAACACCATGACCAGAGATTGAACAAGAAAACAAGTGTTCTACCCATTGAGAACCCTTACGGGAACGCCTTGAGCTTTGCTAACGGTCACCAGTAA